The following coding sequences are from one Oncorhynchus clarkii lewisi isolate Uvic-CL-2024 chromosome 20, UVic_Ocla_1.0, whole genome shotgun sequence window:
- the LOC139377181 gene encoding uncharacterized protein, whose product MAKTRELCRDIRDKIVDRHKAGMGYRTIGKQLGEKATTVGAIIRKWKKFKMTINHPRSGAPCKISPHGASMIMRKVRDQPRTTRQDLVNDLKRAGTTVLKKTISNTLRRHGLKSCSTHKILLLKPAHVQARLKFANDHLDDPEEEWEKVMWSDETKIELLGLNSTCRVWGKRKDEYNPKNSIPTVKHGGCGARLSAEGLRDSRVWSQALSAVSEGPRLSVQGLRDPRVWSQALSAWSEGPQGVEPGSQCRVWGTQALNAGFEGPQGCGARLSVQGLRNPRVWSQALSAGSEGPQGVEPGSQCRV is encoded by the exons atggccaagaccagagagctgtgtagggacatcagggataaaattgtagaccggcacaaggctgggatgggctacaggacaataggcaagcagcttggtgagaaggcaacaactgttggtgcaattattagaaaatggaagaagttcaagatgacgatcaatcaccctcggtctggggctccatgcaagatctcacctcatggggcatcaatgatcatgaggaaggtgagggatcagcccagaactacacggcaggacctggtcaatgacctgaagagagctgggaccacagtcttaaagaaaaccattagtaacacactacgccgtcatggattaaaatcctgcagcacacacAAGATCCtactgctcaagccagcgcatgtccaggcccgtctgaagtttgccaatgaccatctggatgatccagaggaggaatgggagaaggtcatgtggtcggatgagacaaaaatagagcttctTGGTCTAAACTCCACCTGCCGTGTTTGGGGGAAGAGGaaagatgagtacaaccccaagaactccatcccaaccgtgaagcatggag GGTGTGGAGCCAGGCTCTCAGCGGAGGGTCTGAGGGACTCCAGGGTGTGGAGCCAGGCTCTCAGTGCAGTTTCTGAGGGACCCAGGCTCTCAGTGCAGGGCCTGAGGGACCCCAGGGTGTGGAGCCAGGCTCTCAGTGCATGGTCTGAGGGACCCCAGGGTGTGGAGCCAGGCTCTCAGTGCAGGGTCTGGGGGACCCAGGCTCTCAATGCAGGGTTTGAGGGACCCCAGG GGTGTGGAGCCAGGCTCTCAGTGCAGGGTCTGAGGAACCCCAGGGTGTGGAGCCAGGCTCTCAGTGCAGGGTCTGAGGGACCCCAGGGTGTGGAGCCAGGCTCTCAGTGCAGGGTCTGA